In one window of Legionella fallonii LLAP-10 DNA:
- a CDS encoding spermine/spermidine synthase domain-containing protein, which translates to MSNLMRCKSIYSAIFLISLSILMVEITLTKIFSVTLWYHFSYFTVSLALFGVGFGGLLVYHFQEHFKVLVHENLYFLSMAQGLSIILGLKAALSYGLPNFLDTSHIISFLLFYLFCTAPFILGSMILSILFLNWPNRSGMIYGADLLGAAAGCIACIIAISYLTAPQVILVASLACTVAALLFGLPRVKIVPFLLLFITLILLFFSDSAFKVNQPKNYYSEDNTVLFQKWSPLSRITVYPQFLYGGANNTNPFGWGMSDTYKTTHQYKTLWIEQDASAGTPIVPFDGDYAKVDFLKYDITALPYYLKRDANVFILGVGGGRDVLTALIFNNKQITGVDIHPVIVDLIKNRYAQFTGNIYNNKYVNIVVAEGRSFLARSHSHFDIIQIPLIDSWAATVAGAFAMTENSLYTKEAFLNYINHLSPSGILSVSRFYFTPDNQTIKVAILARVALEQIGVKNIENNIVVIKNSSVKKRNTVATVLVKREPFTDSELKQIQQLADSLHFGMVYIPHGMHNESLFENALTTNNLNQLLDNYYYDIRPNSDNRPFFFQMFYFSKVMDILNGKEITGQVFNFYGVFVLFFLLITSTVLVLLFYIVPSCFSKNKGQLSISWGAYFIFLGLGFMFIEIPFIQQGAVYLTSPVYGLSISLCGLLFFGGLGSMTTGRYEQTSLKYLLIISLVAVVVIATLLSCYFNWFLHYTEVQPWFLKVLFFILILAPTAFFMGVALPAGIRFAQERFTNNIPWFWALNGASSVLGSIIAMAASMMFGYNIALLLAALSYLFAILFGVTQLLRNEKKVVTR; encoded by the coding sequence ATGAGTAATTTGATGCGATGCAAAAGTATTTATAGTGCTATTTTTCTAATTAGTCTTTCGATCTTAATGGTGGAAATCACCTTAACGAAAATATTCTCGGTAACGCTATGGTACCATTTTTCGTATTTTACGGTATCACTGGCTCTTTTTGGCGTAGGGTTTGGTGGATTATTGGTCTATCATTTTCAAGAGCACTTTAAAGTTTTGGTGCATGAAAATTTATATTTTCTCAGTATGGCGCAAGGGCTGAGTATTATTTTGGGATTAAAGGCTGCGTTGTCTTATGGACTACCCAATTTTTTAGATACGTCACATATCATTAGTTTTTTATTGTTTTATTTGTTTTGCACGGCGCCTTTTATTTTGGGCAGCATGATTTTATCTATATTATTTCTGAATTGGCCCAATCGATCAGGGATGATTTATGGTGCTGATTTGTTGGGGGCCGCTGCAGGGTGTATTGCCTGTATTATTGCCATCAGCTATTTGACTGCGCCACAGGTGATTCTAGTTGCAAGTCTCGCATGTACTGTTGCTGCATTATTATTTGGTTTACCGCGAGTTAAAATAGTTCCCTTTCTCCTCTTATTCATTACTTTAATTTTATTGTTCTTCAGCGATTCTGCTTTTAAAGTAAATCAGCCTAAAAATTATTATAGTGAAGACAATACAGTTCTTTTTCAAAAGTGGTCCCCGCTGTCCAGAATTACAGTATATCCGCAGTTTCTGTATGGCGGAGCAAATAATACCAATCCTTTTGGTTGGGGGATGAGTGACACCTATAAAACGACTCATCAATATAAAACACTGTGGATTGAGCAGGATGCCAGTGCTGGGACACCTATTGTTCCTTTTGACGGCGATTATGCAAAAGTTGATTTTTTAAAATACGACATTACTGCCCTTCCTTATTATTTGAAGCGCGATGCAAACGTATTTATTTTAGGAGTAGGCGGTGGTCGTGATGTATTAACCGCATTAATTTTTAATAATAAACAAATTACTGGTGTTGATATTCATCCTGTCATTGTGGATTTAATCAAAAATAGATATGCCCAATTTACCGGTAACATTTACAATAATAAGTACGTGAATATTGTAGTAGCTGAAGGTCGAAGTTTCCTGGCTAGAAGCCATTCTCATTTTGACATCATACAGATTCCTCTAATTGACAGCTGGGCAGCGACCGTTGCCGGAGCATTTGCGATGACGGAAAACAGCTTATATACCAAAGAAGCATTTTTAAATTACATCAATCACTTATCACCATCAGGTATTCTCAGTGTCTCGCGATTTTATTTCACTCCTGATAATCAAACGATTAAAGTGGCTATTCTTGCGCGAGTTGCTCTGGAACAAATAGGAGTTAAAAATATAGAAAATAATATTGTTGTTATTAAAAATAGTAGCGTAAAGAAAAGAAATACTGTAGCGACTGTTTTGGTCAAGCGAGAGCCGTTTACCGACAGTGAACTAAAGCAAATTCAACAGTTAGCTGATAGCTTACATTTTGGTATGGTCTATATTCCTCACGGAATGCACAATGAATCTTTATTTGAAAATGCATTGACGACGAATAACTTAAACCAATTACTTGACAACTATTATTATGACATTCGCCCTAATAGCGATAATAGGCCATTTTTCTTTCAAATGTTCTATTTCTCCAAAGTTATGGATATCTTAAATGGCAAAGAAATTACAGGGCAAGTATTTAATTTTTATGGGGTTTTTGTTCTTTTCTTTCTTTTGATCACTTCTACTGTTTTAGTTCTCTTATTTTATATTGTTCCCTCGTGCTTTTCAAAAAATAAAGGTCAATTGTCCATTTCCTGGGGTGCTTATTTTATTTTTCTAGGCCTAGGATTTATGTTTATTGAAATTCCTTTCATACAACAAGGAGCTGTTTATTTAACAAGTCCTGTCTATGGTTTATCCATCAGTCTATGCGGGTTATTATTTTTTGGTGGTCTAGGCAGTATGACGACTGGGCGTTATGAACAGACCAGTCTAAAATATTTATTGATTATTAGTCTTGTTGCTGTTGTGGTAATTGCCACATTACTTTCTTGTTACTTTAATTGGTTTTTACATTACACAGAAGTGCAGCCCTGGTTTTTAAAAGTATTATTTTTTATTTTAATATTAGCTCCCACTGCTTTTTTTATGGGTGTTGCACTACCTGCTGGTATTCGTTTCGCCCAAGAGCGGTTTACAAATAATATACCTTGGTTTTGGGCATTGAATGGGGCGTCGTCTGTTTTAGGTTCTATTATTGCAATGGCTGCGTCCATGATGTTTGGTTATAATATAGCGCTACTTCTAGCCGCATTATCCTATTTATTTGCAATTTTGTTCGGTGTGACTCAACTATTGCGCAACGAGAAAAAGGTTGTTACTCGGTGA
- a CDS encoding biliverdin-producing heme oxygenase — MLFSQALLAATYQGGKYGKRTDEHEKAEFHRFKTEHLFKNKKIPEDLYVARLIQHFVIIKAIETQLKGLEDKTPISAFFALTYIEQLWRTSGIRADLEQLDVNVDEIKDHQIAPATQKYLSDIKQLPPKALLAHFLMHVAGFMHGGNAIIKRYIEPSNALTNYQISTHQYDFSSIVSGGGSSLNVYNDMMKQMDTIELEEDEADEIQKQCTEVYSTMTSIYDDLCDMYTKQSKLPYYLVAVVTIGMIAIAWFFDVLSPIMNDTNSYNPRPG; from the coding sequence ATGCTTTTTAGCCAAGCCCTATTAGCCGCTACATATCAAGGTGGCAAATATGGTAAACGTACCGATGAGCATGAAAAAGCTGAGTTTCATCGCTTTAAAACAGAACATCTTTTTAAGAATAAAAAAATCCCCGAAGATTTATATGTCGCTCGTTTGATCCAACACTTTGTGATCATCAAAGCTATAGAGACACAATTAAAGGGATTGGAAGATAAAACCCCAATTAGTGCGTTTTTTGCTTTAACTTATATTGAGCAGTTATGGCGTACTTCAGGGATACGGGCTGACTTAGAACAATTAGACGTTAATGTTGATGAAATTAAAGACCATCAGATAGCCCCTGCTACTCAAAAATACCTTAGTGACATCAAGCAATTACCTCCGAAAGCATTGCTTGCGCATTTTTTAATGCATGTTGCCGGTTTTATGCATGGTGGCAATGCTATTATCAAAAGATACATTGAGCCTAGTAACGCGTTAACCAATTATCAAATATCGACTCACCAATATGATTTTTCGTCTATAGTTAGCGGGGGTGGTTCATCACTCAATGTTTACAATGACATGATGAAACAAATGGATACGATAGAACTAGAAGAGGATGAAGCTGACGAGATCCAGAAACAATGCACAGAGGTCTATTCAACGATGACCAGCATCTATGACGATTTATGCGATATGTATACCAAGCAATCAAAATTACCTTATTACCTCGTTGCGGTAGTGACCATTGGCATGATTGCCATTGCTTGGTTTTTTGACGTCTTGAGTCCAATTATGAACGATACTAACTCGTATAACCCGAGACCTGGTTAA
- a CDS encoding FAD-binding protein, with protein MLSTTQKNILEESKRLLPNIEINTGRALQPLLVGFRGKKGKAIAAVYPESVTDVYKLISLYRQMNVGYLLQGANTALKGQGTPNGEERDVVIIKTLKLKKIKILDIPQQQEYKILLVQPGVALKDAEIELNKINFSLPHKTGSHDLGNTFGASCANACGGVEVNNRDGRPSLTHTGNMGVVAISSEGAIYNGFIRSSAMTSGEDLLQRIDNNEITIDDIELPCLNEIDEFLKKLFFEKSYPIRNHRGDLIFPGDGGEGSQAVVYQMYLVHKKPEITQTYVLLFHAKDKKEQFYKEVLFAEGPDHPNSLPILCESMNALIVNEIVNNGVCFIMAALLASSYRWVPKHITQLMRLRNALIRFAPTLYINLESWIGRYFSRFLIPPKIRNTSYEELVIVQVADYQQGQTNIVHFTEKLNHFYDKNTEIMQIIKIKPHSFNERMIIQMRTISAATTLSLSLKEKATLFPFDDALMPGTMTHEYTTLLRQRIEKNLAVKLSGPFLYGHDLKQISHNEWLVFGALTEEQEKEIYRIQLQTVKEVGGFAHAEHGVGDHADTDLDDNELIKLVAHRLLNDVAGLANPGGGAERAFRKACKNPQLFKEGVAMAAAVLKQESDKGTLWSWEGKTDPLLINKLQQNISAFSKTTA; from the coding sequence ATGTTATCAACAACACAAAAGAATATTCTTGAGGAAAGCAAACGTCTCTTACCCAATATAGAAATTAACACTGGTAGAGCCTTACAACCGTTATTGGTCGGTTTTAGAGGAAAAAAAGGAAAAGCAATAGCAGCAGTATATCCTGAGTCCGTGACCGATGTTTATAAATTAATAAGTTTATATAGACAGATGAATGTTGGTTATCTTCTGCAAGGAGCTAATACCGCCTTAAAAGGGCAGGGAACACCTAATGGTGAAGAGCGTGACGTAGTTATTATTAAGACACTGAAATTAAAGAAGATTAAAATTCTCGATATTCCGCAACAGCAAGAATATAAAATACTTCTTGTGCAACCTGGTGTAGCTTTAAAGGACGCAGAAATTGAACTCAACAAAATTAACTTTAGTCTTCCCCATAAAACAGGCTCGCATGATCTCGGAAATACTTTTGGAGCAAGCTGCGCTAATGCCTGTGGTGGGGTTGAGGTTAATAATAGAGATGGTCGCCCATCTCTAACTCATACAGGTAATATGGGCGTTGTGGCAATTAGTTCTGAGGGAGCAATCTATAATGGCTTTATTCGATCTAGTGCTATGACGTCTGGTGAAGATTTATTACAGCGTATCGATAATAATGAAATAACAATCGACGACATCGAACTTCCTTGTCTCAACGAGATTGATGAGTTTCTAAAAAAACTTTTCTTTGAAAAAAGCTATCCCATAAGGAATCATCGGGGGGATCTTATTTTTCCTGGCGATGGGGGTGAGGGCTCCCAAGCGGTTGTTTATCAGATGTATCTTGTCCATAAAAAGCCAGAAATAACTCAGACTTATGTATTATTGTTTCATGCTAAAGATAAAAAAGAACAATTTTATAAAGAGGTTCTCTTTGCCGAAGGGCCAGATCATCCTAATTCCTTACCCATTTTATGCGAATCGATGAATGCCCTAATAGTCAATGAAATAGTAAATAACGGCGTGTGCTTTATTATGGCGGCTCTTCTGGCCAGTAGCTATAGATGGGTACCCAAACATATTACTCAACTCATGCGTTTACGTAACGCTCTTATTCGCTTCGCACCTACCCTTTATATTAACCTGGAATCCTGGATAGGAAGGTATTTTTCCCGGTTCCTCATTCCACCAAAAATTAGAAACACGAGTTATGAGGAACTGGTCATAGTGCAAGTAGCGGATTATCAGCAAGGTCAAACAAACATTGTTCATTTTACAGAAAAACTAAATCATTTTTACGATAAGAATACTGAGATAATGCAGATCATTAAAATAAAGCCCCACTCTTTTAATGAGCGTATGATAATTCAAATGCGAACAATCTCCGCCGCCACAACTTTGTCACTCTCACTAAAAGAAAAAGCGACTCTATTTCCTTTTGATGACGCCTTGATGCCGGGCACGATGACCCACGAATACACCACCTTATTACGTCAGAGAATAGAAAAAAATCTTGCGGTTAAGCTATCAGGCCCTTTTTTATATGGACATGATTTAAAGCAAATTAGCCATAATGAATGGTTGGTATTCGGTGCTCTCACAGAAGAGCAAGAAAAAGAAATTTATCGTATTCAATTGCAAACCGTAAAAGAGGTCGGCGGATTTGCTCATGCAGAGCATGGGGTCGGCGATCATGCCGACACCGATCTGGATGATAATGAGCTCATCAAATTAGTAGCTCACCGATTGCTCAATGACGTAGCTGGACTAGCAAATCCAGGAGGGGGGGCGGAAAGAGCATTTCGAAAGGCGTGCAAAAATCCTCAGCTTTTTAAAGAAGGCGTAGCCATGGCAGCAGCAGTACTAAAACAAGAGTCTGACAAGGGCACCTTGTGGTCATGGGAGGGTAAAACGGATCCTCTATTAATCAATAAGCTGCAACAGAATATCTCCGCTTTCTCTAAAACGACGGCGTAG
- the ldcC gene encoding lysine decarboxylase LdcC, translating into MNDILIVYAKKIQDYKKHFVSLLEDCLIQKDYELTVCTSLRDAYEVSSLNPRIVAILYDWDDFGFSELHHFADHNKLLPIFAIANKHTSVDIELRDFDLTLDFLQYDASLLKESFKRILLAIEKYRQAILPPFTKALMSYLDELNYSFCTPGHLGGTAFQRTPIGATFYDFFGKNIFSADLSISIEELGSLLNHSGPQGEAEEFIAHVFGSDRSLIVTNGTSTSNKIVGMYSATSGDTVIVDRNCHKSIAQFLMMVDVIPIYLKPMRNTYGILGGIPESEYTEEAIRDKIAEHPDAKTWPVYAVITNSTYDGILYQVEKIQNQLKIPHLHFDSAWIPYTKFHPIYAKKFGLSLTPDKEQVIFETQSTHKLLAAFSQSAMIHIKGHFDEDILNANYMMHTSTSPFYPIIASCEVSAAMMAGNTGYYLINDAIELALDFRKEIIRLKKQSSDWFFDVWQPAQIKHAECFPLKFDETWHGFHHVSNDYLFLDPIKVTILLPGIKNDTLDDWGIPASIVEQYLESHGIVVEKTGPYSMLFLFSLGITRAKSMALLAALNKFKQLYDENASVKTLLPKLYQEHPEFYERMSIQTLTQKMHDLIKKHNLPSMMYHAFDSLPQVIMTPHRAYQKLIRKEIKLVPLEQLKGEVCAAMVLPYPPGIPLIMPGEQITDACHPILDFLLMLDDIGQALPGFSTEIHGVITGKDGKRYVQVIDGLYSS; encoded by the coding sequence ATGAATGACATACTGATTGTTTATGCAAAAAAAATTCAAGACTACAAAAAGCATTTTGTTAGCTTACTTGAAGACTGCTTAATACAGAAAGACTACGAGCTGACTGTTTGTACCTCACTAAGGGATGCCTATGAGGTAAGTAGCTTAAATCCACGTATTGTAGCTATCTTGTATGATTGGGATGATTTTGGCTTTAGTGAACTACATCATTTTGCAGACCATAACAAATTACTACCTATTTTTGCTATAGCGAATAAACATACCTCAGTAGATATTGAGCTTAGGGACTTCGATCTTACCTTGGATTTTTTACAGTATGATGCCAGTTTGCTTAAAGAAAGCTTTAAACGCATCTTACTGGCTATAGAAAAGTATAGACAAGCCATTTTGCCACCATTCACTAAAGCCTTGATGAGCTACCTTGATGAATTGAATTATTCATTTTGTACTCCAGGACATTTAGGAGGAACCGCCTTTCAAAGGACACCAATAGGTGCCACATTTTATGATTTTTTTGGCAAAAATATTTTTTCTGCTGACTTGTCGATTTCGATTGAGGAACTGGGTAGCCTCCTAAACCATTCTGGACCACAAGGAGAGGCGGAAGAATTTATTGCTCATGTCTTCGGTAGTGACCGCTCTTTAATTGTGACTAATGGCACCTCAACATCAAACAAAATAGTAGGCATGTATTCAGCCACATCTGGAGATACGGTTATTGTTGATCGTAATTGCCATAAATCAATTGCTCAGTTTTTAATGATGGTTGATGTAATTCCCATTTATTTAAAACCAATGCGCAATACCTATGGCATCCTTGGAGGTATCCCTGAGTCCGAATATACCGAGGAAGCGATACGAGATAAAATTGCGGAACATCCCGATGCCAAAACCTGGCCTGTTTACGCAGTGATTACCAATTCAACTTATGATGGCATCTTGTATCAAGTCGAAAAGATCCAAAACCAGCTCAAAATACCTCATTTGCATTTTGATAGCGCATGGATACCTTATACTAAATTTCATCCTATTTACGCCAAAAAATTTGGTTTATCCTTAACACCAGACAAAGAACAAGTGATTTTTGAAACTCAATCAACGCATAAATTACTAGCGGCTTTTAGCCAATCAGCAATGATCCATATCAAAGGTCATTTTGATGAAGACATCCTCAATGCCAATTATATGATGCATACCAGCACCTCGCCTTTTTATCCCATTATAGCAAGTTGCGAAGTTTCTGCTGCCATGATGGCAGGGAATACGGGATATTACTTAATTAATGATGCCATTGAATTGGCTTTGGATTTTCGTAAAGAAATAATCCGGCTAAAAAAGCAAAGCTCTGATTGGTTTTTCGATGTTTGGCAGCCGGCTCAGATAAAGCACGCTGAATGTTTTCCCTTAAAATTCGATGAAACTTGGCATGGTTTTCACCATGTGAGTAACGATTATTTATTTTTAGACCCCATTAAAGTCACAATTCTTTTACCAGGAATTAAAAACGATACCTTAGATGATTGGGGTATTCCTGCAAGCATAGTGGAACAATACTTAGAGTCCCATGGTATTGTTGTTGAAAAAACAGGCCCTTATTCCATGCTGTTTTTATTTAGCTTGGGAATTACTCGCGCTAAATCTATGGCTTTATTAGCGGCCTTAAATAAATTTAAGCAACTTTATGATGAAAATGCTTCTGTCAAAACATTACTACCCAAGCTTTATCAAGAACATCCTGAGTTTTATGAGCGTATGTCCATTCAAACATTAACCCAAAAGATGCATGACTTAATTAAAAAGCATAATCTACCCAGCATGATGTATCACGCCTTTGATTCTCTACCTCAAGTGATTATGACTCCACATCGCGCGTATCAAAAACTCATACGTAAAGAGATTAAACTGGTTCCTTTAGAGCAATTAAAGGGTGAGGTCTGCGCTGCCATGGTATTACCCTACCCACCAGGCATTCCCTTAATTATGCCGGGCGAACAAATTACTGACGCTTGCCATCCTATTCTGGATTTTCTACTCATGCTAGATGACATTGGCCAAGCTTTACCTGGTTTTTCAACGGAAATCCATGGTGTGATAACAGGAAAAGACGGTAAAAGATATGTGCAAGTGATTGATGGTCTATACTCATCTTAA
- a CDS encoding helix-turn-helix domain-containing protein: MKKTRQEKIIVEGLQNNFLSRHVTAEEIYLYLQQPGKKSDLATINSWCATEAIDCSRKPKKGYGNNKE, encoded by the coding sequence TTGAAAAAGACGAGACAAGAGAAGATTATTGTAGAGGGATTACAAAATAATTTTCTCAGTCGTCATGTTACAGCTGAAGAAATATACTTATACTTACAGCAGCCAGGCAAAAAAAGTGACCTGGCAACTATCAACAGTTGGTGTGCAACCGAAGCAATAGATTGCTCGAGAAAACCGAAGAAAGGCTATGGAAATAACAAGGAATAA